One Brachybacterium kimchii genomic window carries:
- a CDS encoding HAMP domain-containing sensor histidine kinase, with product MRPLDQLRSFKVKLGVLVAVSVIVAVVLTWLSLAANLHPLLTLPLVVLAALAVTQVLARGMTSPLRQMTRAARAMARGDYSQRIEASSRDEVGQLAEAFTRMATELQVTDKVRRDLVANVSHELRTPVAGLRAQLENIVDGVTDPDPAALEVALGETERLSDLVDDLLDLSRIDAGVIDIDVEQVALTPFLHEAVDAADLGARARGRELRWVVEVDPADLTAAADAARIRQVIANLLDNASRHSPPDGRVRVRAERTAADDGVLIEVRDEGPGIARADRERVFERFQHGGGTDDGSGGTGLGLAIARWAVELHGGRIQVIDDPRPHTDPDRSSAIRLTLPDR from the coding sequence GTGCGGCCTCTGGACCAGCTGCGCTCGTTCAAGGTCAAGCTCGGCGTGCTGGTCGCCGTGAGCGTCATCGTGGCCGTGGTGCTCACCTGGCTGAGCCTCGCCGCGAACCTGCATCCCCTGCTCACCCTGCCGCTCGTGGTGCTCGCGGCGCTCGCGGTCACCCAGGTCCTCGCGCGCGGCATGACCTCCCCGCTGCGCCAGATGACCCGGGCCGCGCGCGCCATGGCCCGCGGCGACTACTCCCAGCGCATCGAGGCCTCGAGCCGCGACGAGGTGGGCCAGCTCGCCGAGGCGTTCACCCGCATGGCCACCGAGCTGCAGGTCACCGACAAGGTGCGGCGCGACCTCGTGGCGAACGTCTCGCACGAGCTGCGCACGCCCGTGGCGGGGCTGCGCGCCCAGCTCGAGAACATCGTGGACGGGGTCACCGACCCCGATCCGGCCGCGCTCGAGGTCGCGCTCGGGGAGACCGAGCGGCTCTCCGACCTCGTCGACGACCTCCTGGACCTCTCGCGGATCGATGCCGGCGTGATCGACATCGACGTCGAGCAGGTCGCCCTCACCCCGTTCCTGCACGAGGCGGTCGACGCCGCGGATCTGGGCGCCCGGGCCCGCGGTCGCGAGCTGCGCTGGGTCGTCGAGGTCGACCCGGCCGACCTCACCGCCGCGGCCGACGCCGCCCGCATCCGCCAGGTCATCGCGAACCTCCTGGACAACGCCTCCCGCCACTCCCCGCCTGACGGCAGGGTGCGCGTGCGCGCCGAGCGCACCGCGGCCGACGACGGCGTGCTCATCGAGGTGCGGGACGAGGGCCCGGGCATCGCCCGCGCCGACCGCGAGCGCGTCTTCGAGCGCTTCCAGCACGGCGGGGGCACCGACGACGGCTCGGGCGGCACCGGACTGGGCCTGGCGATCGCCCGCTGGGCGGTCGAGCTGCACGGCGGTCGGATCCAGGTGATCGACGATCCGCGGCCGCACACGGACCCGGATCGCTCCTCGGCGATACGCCTGACGCTCCCCGATCGCTGA
- a CDS encoding response regulator transcription factor has product MSKPAETESASRPTRVVVVEDEPTITRAIADRLTAEGWEVSTALDGPSGVAAVREAAPDVVVLDVMLPGFDGLEVCRRIQAEDPVPVLMLTARDDETDMLVGLGVGADDYMTKPFSMRELVARLKALLRRVRRASSTPDVGTGGAGEAAAVLQLGDLVIDRAAHRVTRAGAPAHLTPTEFDLLLCLANAPGTVLTREQLLADVWDWVDATGTRTVDSHVKALRRKLGADLVRTVHGVGYALELPDDEDEPEPDGLGADGSGRSS; this is encoded by the coding sequence ATGTCGAAGCCTGCCGAGACCGAGAGCGCGAGCCGCCCGACCCGCGTGGTCGTCGTCGAGGACGAGCCCACCATCACCCGCGCGATCGCCGACCGCCTGACCGCCGAGGGCTGGGAGGTCTCGACCGCGCTCGACGGCCCCTCCGGCGTCGCCGCCGTGCGCGAGGCCGCGCCCGACGTCGTGGTCCTGGACGTGATGCTCCCGGGCTTCGACGGCCTCGAGGTGTGCCGCCGGATCCAGGCGGAGGACCCGGTCCCCGTGCTCATGCTCACCGCGCGCGACGACGAGACCGACATGCTCGTGGGCCTCGGCGTCGGGGCCGACGACTACATGACCAAGCCCTTCTCGATGCGCGAGCTCGTGGCGCGGCTGAAGGCGCTGCTGCGCCGGGTGCGCCGCGCCTCGTCGACCCCCGACGTCGGGACCGGGGGCGCCGGCGAGGCGGCCGCCGTGCTGCAGCTGGGCGACCTGGTCATCGACCGCGCCGCGCACCGCGTCACCCGTGCCGGCGCGCCCGCGCACCTCACCCCCACCGAGTTCGATCTGCTGCTGTGCCTGGCGAACGCGCCCGGCACCGTGCTCACCCGCGAGCAGCTGCTCGCGGACGTCTGGGACTGGGTCGACGCGACGGGCACCCGCACGGTCGACTCCCATGTGAAGGCGCTGCGCCGCAAGCTCGGCGCGGACCTCGTGCGCACCGTCCACGGCGTCGGCTACGCGCTCGAGCTGCCGGACGACGAGGACGAGCCGGAGCCCGACGGGCTCGGGGCCGACGGGTCGGGGCGGTCCTCCTGA